One genomic window of Thalassolituus hydrocarboniclasticus includes the following:
- a CDS encoding monovalent cation/H+ antiporter subunit D, producing MLQHLIFFPVLLPLLAGIFLLLPPLQGHVQRQRVAVFMVNTLLLMSAVLLFQQSVQHEPQMYMMGNWQAPFGIALVNDKLAAIMLLLSAVLGFAVHLYACAGDDQRGPFFHPLFMFQLMGINGAFLTGDVFNLFVFFEILLIASYSLLIHGGGKHRTQAAVHYVLLNLVGSAFFLFGLGIIYATFGTLNLADMAHKAAQLNSEDIALAKAGGMLLLVVFGLKAALLPLHFWLPRTYAHTSTPVAALFAIMTKVGIYSIWRVHTAVFGEYGGELANIAISWLWPLALATLVAGIIALLASQTLKMLAANLVVVSAGSLLLTIALNTPQATAAGLYYLIHSTLMAAALFLIAGLVQEQRGQAQDRFVRSRPVNQPALLGGLFFIAALALIGMPPLSGFVGKIMLLQAAGHGADAAWIWPPLLISGLAALIMFSRAGTTLFWRVQGVSQSQTVAHPLQITAVILLLLTSPLMVIWGGDLADMTMAAANELHRLPQPLTPAVSAVQEVLK from the coding sequence ATGCTGCAGCATCTGATCTTTTTTCCGGTTTTATTACCTCTGCTGGCAGGTATCTTTTTATTGCTGCCGCCACTGCAGGGACATGTTCAGCGCCAGCGTGTCGCTGTCTTTATGGTGAATACACTGCTTCTGATGAGTGCTGTTCTGCTGTTTCAGCAAAGTGTTCAGCATGAACCGCAGATGTACATGATGGGTAACTGGCAGGCGCCTTTTGGTATTGCCCTGGTCAACGATAAACTGGCGGCCATTATGTTGCTGCTCAGTGCGGTGCTGGGTTTTGCTGTGCATTTATATGCCTGTGCTGGTGATGACCAGCGCGGTCCGTTTTTCCATCCGTTGTTTATGTTTCAGCTGATGGGTATTAACGGTGCATTTCTGACCGGTGATGTTTTTAACCTCTTCGTATTCTTCGAAATTCTGCTGATCGCTTCCTATTCGCTGCTGATCCATGGTGGTGGTAAGCACCGCACTCAGGCAGCCGTGCATTATGTGTTGCTGAATCTGGTGGGCTCGGCGTTTTTCCTCTTTGGTCTGGGTATTATTTACGCCACGTTCGGCACGCTCAATCTGGCTGATATGGCGCATAAGGCTGCGCAGTTAAACAGTGAAGATATCGCCCTGGCGAAAGCCGGCGGCATGTTATTGCTGGTTGTTTTTGGTCTGAAGGCTGCGTTATTACCGCTGCATTTCTGGCTGCCGCGTACCTACGCCCACACTTCCACGCCGGTTGCTGCACTGTTTGCCATTATGACCAAGGTGGGTATTTACAGTATCTGGCGGGTGCACACTGCGGTGTTCGGTGAGTATGGTGGTGAGCTGGCCAATATTGCTATCAGCTGGTTGTGGCCGCTGGCTCTGGCAACCCTGGTTGCCGGAATAATTGCTTTGCTGGCCAGTCAGACGCTGAAAATGCTGGCGGCTAATCTGGTGGTGGTTTCTGCCGGGTCACTGTTATTAACCATTGCGCTTAATACACCACAGGCAACGGCCGCCGGGCTGTATTATTTAATTCACAGCACGCTGATGGCTGCCGCTTTGTTTCTGATTGCCGGGCTGGTGCAGGAGCAGCGCGGGCAGGCGCAGGATCGCTTCGTGCGTTCCCGCCCGGTCAACCAGCCGGCACTGCTCGGTGGCTTATTTTTTATCGCAGCGCTGGCATTAATCGGTATGCCGCCGCTGTCCGGCTTTGTTGGTAAAATTATGCTGCTGCAGGCGGCGGGTCATGGCGCTGATGCTGCCTGGATCTGGCCACCGTTACTGATTTCCGGTCTGGCGGCACTGATTATGTTCTCACGCGCCGGAACAACATTGTTCTGGCGTGTGCAGGGGGTATCACAGAGTCAGACCGTCGCCCATCCGTTACAGATTACGGCGGTTATTCTGTTGTTACTGACGTCACCTTTAATGGTTATCTGGGGTGGTGATCTGGCCGATATGACGATGGCCGCTGCTAATGAATTACACCGCTTACCACAGCCGCTGACTCCGGCGGTAAGTGCAGTGCAGGAGGTGCTGAAATGA
- a CDS encoding bifunctional O-acetylhomoserine aminocarboxypropyltransferase/cysteine synthase, which translates to MKIETQAIHAGFADDPTTRAVAVPIYQTTSYSFRDTQHGADLFDLKEPGNIYTRIMNPTNDVLEQRVAAMEGGIAALCMASGMAAITASIQTLARAGDNIVSVSQLYGGSYNLFAHTFPQQGIEVRMASGDDVAALEALIDDKTRALFCESIGNPAGNVVDIQALADMAHKHGVPVIVDNTVATPYLCRPFEFGADIVVHSLTKYIGGHGTTVGGAIVDSGKFPWKDNPRFPHFNQPDPSYHGVVYADAFGEAAFIGRARVVPLRNMGAALSPFNAFMILQGLETLALRMDRHVENAQKVAEYLAAHEQVSWVNYAGLKTSKYHELAQRMLNGKPSAILSFGIKGGAEAGAKFIDALQMIKRLVNIGDAKSLACHPATTTHRQLNEKELASASVSTDLVRLSIGIEHVDDIIADVEQALKAAR; encoded by the coding sequence ATGAAAATTGAAACTCAGGCGATTCACGCCGGCTTTGCGGATGATCCGACAACCCGTGCCGTTGCGGTGCCTATTTATCAGACCACTTCTTACAGTTTTCGCGATACTCAGCACGGTGCTGACCTGTTTGACCTGAAAGAGCCGGGTAACATTTACACCCGCATCATGAACCCGACCAACGATGTGCTGGAACAGCGCGTTGCCGCAATGGAAGGCGGTATCGCCGCACTGTGCATGGCATCCGGCATGGCCGCCATTACCGCCAGCATCCAGACCCTGGCCCGTGCCGGCGATAACATCGTCAGCGTCAGCCAGTTATACGGCGGCAGCTATAACCTGTTTGCCCACACCTTCCCGCAGCAGGGCATCGAAGTACGCATGGCCTCCGGCGATGACGTTGCCGCGCTGGAAGCGTTAATTGACGATAAAACCCGCGCATTATTCTGTGAGTCCATCGGTAACCCGGCGGGTAACGTGGTGGACATTCAGGCGCTGGCCGACATGGCGCACAAACATGGCGTACCGGTGATCGTTGATAACACCGTTGCCACCCCTTACCTGTGCCGTCCGTTTGAATTCGGTGCCGATATTGTGGTGCACTCGCTGACCAAATACATCGGTGGTCACGGTACAACCGTTGGCGGCGCGATTGTCGATTCCGGTAAATTCCCATGGAAAGATAACCCACGCTTCCCGCACTTTAATCAGCCTGATCCGTCTTACCACGGCGTGGTGTATGCCGATGCCTTTGGTGAAGCGGCCTTTATCGGTCGTGCCCGCGTAGTACCGCTGCGCAATATGGGTGCAGCTCTGTCGCCGTTTAATGCCTTTATGATTCTGCAGGGGCTGGAAACTCTGGCTCTGCGTATGGATCGTCACGTAGAAAACGCGCAGAAAGTGGCTGAATATCTGGCCGCCCATGAGCAGGTTTCCTGGGTGAATTATGCCGGTCTTAAAACCAGCAAATACCACGAACTGGCACAGCGTATGCTGAATGGTAAGCCATCGGCGATTCTCAGCTTTGGTATCAAAGGCGGTGCCGAAGCCGGCGCTAAATTTATTGATGCCCTGCAGATGATCAAGCGTCTGGTAAATATCGGTGATGCCAAGAGTCTGGCCTGTCATCCGGCAACCACCACACACCGTCAGCTGAATGAAAAAGAACTGGCATCCGCTAGTGTCAGCACCGATCTGGTGCGTCTGTCGATTGGTATCGAGCATGTTGACGATATCATTGCTGACGTTGAGCAGGCGCTGAAAGCCGCTCGCTGA
- a CDS encoding Na+/H+ antiporter subunit C, with protein METIYAICVGIMTAGGVFLVLRGYTFAVVLGLTLLSYAVNLFLFASGRLVINGAAILGESEVYADPLPQALVLTAIVIGFAMTAFALILALRARADLGNDQVDGDND; from the coding sequence ATGGAAACTATCTATGCAATCTGCGTTGGTATTATGACCGCCGGCGGTGTGTTTCTGGTGCTGCGCGGTTATACCTTTGCGGTGGTGCTCGGACTTACGCTGCTGTCCTATGCGGTCAACCTGTTCTTATTTGCCAGTGGACGTCTGGTGATTAATGGCGCGGCGATTCTTGGTGAGTCAGAAGTGTATGCCGACCCGTTACCGCAGGCGCTGGTATTAACCGCCATTGTAATTGGTTTTGCCATGACGGCTTTTGCTCTGATTCTGGCACTGCGTGCCCGTGCTGATCTGGGTAATGACCAGGTTGATGGAGATAACGACTGA
- a CDS encoding Frag1/DRAM/Sfk1 family protein, with the protein MTLPQRVALGSFWLSHLTFWLTLALSMAWGVTDVCIPYLTGCTSITATGIPDPQAFIFRGGLIAACVLFIVWWYCMQAWLIEIAPERPIWTVRYMVTTGIISSICLIVATAVLRPDKGNLPWTLHTVGAALFFLISLVVQTRITYWLKHLAKRGVNIGSSLRQKFILVYAQWFFLGVMIVLQVADSDDRWKNVVEWWMALLIGLFYLTSYRDWAGFRLTDAE; encoded by the coding sequence ATGACGTTACCGCAACGCGTTGCCTTAGGCAGTTTCTGGTTATCACATCTCACCTTCTGGCTGACTCTGGCGCTGAGCATGGCCTGGGGCGTGACCGATGTCTGTATTCCTTATCTGACGGGCTGTACCAGCATTACTGCAACCGGCATTCCTGATCCGCAGGCGTTTATTTTTCGCGGTGGTTTAATTGCTGCCTGCGTTCTGTTTATTGTCTGGTGGTACTGCATGCAGGCCTGGCTGATTGAAATTGCACCCGAACGGCCGATATGGACGGTGCGCTATATGGTCACCACGGGCATTATCAGCTCGATTTGTCTGATTGTTGCGACCGCTGTGTTGCGGCCGGATAAGGGCAATCTGCCCTGGACGCTGCATACTGTCGGTGCGGCTTTATTTTTCCTGATTTCACTGGTGGTACAGACCCGTATCACTTACTGGCTGAAACATCTGGCCAAGCGCGGTGTGAATATCGGTTCCAGTCTGCGGCAGAAATTTATTCTGGTGTATGCCCAGTGGTTTTTCCTTGGGGTAATGATCGTGCTGCAGGTTGCCGATAGTGATGACCGCTGGAAAAACGTGGTGGAGTGGTGGATGGCATTGCTGATCGGGTTGTTTTACCTGACCAGCTATCGCGATTGGGCCGGTTTCCGCCTGACAGATGCAGAATAA
- a CDS encoding monovalent cation/H+ antiporter subunit A — translation MNLLWIPLLPLLGTLVPLLSYRFGRTATAALTALLPALSLILVVQAIPAVFAGEALTWQASWIPQVGLNLAFHLDGLALLFSLLILGIGLLVILYARYYLSDNDHMGRFYSYLILFMTAMLGVVLSNNLLQLWFFWELTSISSFLLISFWSHKTDARKGARMALTITGAGGLALLGALILIGQTVGSYELRTVLASGDVLRESAVYPVIIVLFLLGAFTKSAQFPFHFWLPHAMAAPTPVSAYLHSATMVKAGVFLLARFYPVLADTDLWFVIVSMVGLATLLLGAYTALFKHDLKGLLAYSTISHLGLITLLFGLDTELAAIAAVFHIINHAVFKASLFMAAGIIDHESGSRDMRQLNGLWKYMPYTATLAMVAAASMAGVPLLNGFLSKEMLFAETLHQSTLGSLSWLIPLLATVGGALAVAYSLRFIHDVFFNGEPINLPRTPHEPPRYMRVPVEILVVLCLLVGVVPNFAVGDLLNAAASAVLYKPLPDFSLAVWHGFNGPLLMSLLAVAGGATLYYNRRHLFAFQGQFADLDAKIEFEKGIQWITAKAAVVHHWLDNASLQRYVFLLILFSLIVTGWPLLQLDHAQGSRPPLPVNGIVLVAAGLLIIGTLATVVFSHLRLLALIMISIVGLIVAIAFAYFSAPDLALTQLSVEVATIILFLLALYFLPQKTPLRDSSPRRIVRDLSIASLVGAVIGTLCYAMLTRPLHSISEFFIANSKTGGGGTNVVNVILVDFRGFDTLGEITVLAIAGLGIYKLLAGMRLYVPAADSDGRPWAKDKNPMMLALISQSLLPLALLVSAYIFLRGHNMPGGGFIAGLITAIALIQQYIAHGVAWMKVRLNFPYHWLIAVGLLLATFSGLGSWVFGQPFLTTWFDYFSLPWIGKFELASAMVFDLGVYFTVIGATLLILANLGQLTTSERPLPGGK, via the coding sequence TGGCCTTTCACCTCGATGGTCTGGCATTGCTGTTCAGCCTGCTGATTCTGGGAATTGGCCTGCTGGTGATTCTGTATGCCCGTTATTACCTGTCTGATAACGATCATATGGGGCGCTTTTATTCGTATCTGATTCTGTTTATGACCGCCATGCTCGGTGTGGTGCTGTCGAATAACCTGCTGCAGTTGTGGTTTTTCTGGGAGCTGACCAGTATCAGTTCCTTCCTGCTGATCAGTTTCTGGTCACATAAGACCGATGCCCGTAAGGGCGCCCGTATGGCACTGACCATTACCGGTGCCGGCGGCCTGGCTTTGCTGGGCGCACTGATTCTGATCGGTCAGACGGTGGGCAGCTACGAGTTGCGTACGGTGCTGGCCAGTGGTGATGTGCTGCGTGAGAGTGCGGTGTATCCGGTTATTATTGTGTTGTTTTTACTGGGTGCTTTTACCAAGTCGGCCCAGTTTCCGTTCCATTTCTGGCTGCCACATGCAATGGCTGCTCCGACTCCGGTTTCCGCCTATCTGCACTCGGCCACTATGGTGAAAGCCGGTGTGTTTTTGCTGGCGCGTTTTTATCCGGTACTGGCGGATACCGATCTGTGGTTTGTGATAGTCAGCATGGTGGGTCTGGCCACCTTGCTGCTGGGCGCATATACCGCGCTGTTTAAGCACGATTTAAAAGGGCTGCTGGCCTATTCCACCATCAGCCATCTGGGCCTGATTACGCTGCTGTTTGGTCTGGATACCGAACTGGCTGCCATCGCTGCGGTATTCCACATCATTAACCACGCGGTATTCAAAGCGTCATTATTTATGGCGGCGGGGATTATTGACCATGAGTCCGGCTCGCGTGATATGCGCCAGCTGAATGGTCTGTGGAAATATATGCCGTATACGGCAACGCTGGCGATGGTGGCGGCGGCATCGATGGCCGGGGTGCCGTTGCTGAATGGTTTCTTATCGAAAGAAATGCTGTTTGCCGAAACCCTGCATCAGTCGACCCTGGGATCGTTATCCTGGTTGATTCCATTGCTGGCTACTGTTGGTGGTGCGCTGGCCGTGGCTTACTCCCTGCGGTTTATTCACGACGTATTTTTTAATGGCGAGCCGATCAATCTGCCGCGTACGCCGCATGAGCCTCCGCGCTATATGCGGGTGCCGGTCGAAATTCTCGTTGTGCTCTGCCTGCTGGTGGGTGTGGTACCTAATTTCGCCGTGGGTGATTTATTAAATGCAGCAGCCAGTGCCGTACTGTACAAACCATTGCCGGATTTCAGTCTGGCGGTATGGCACGGATTTAATGGCCCGTTACTGATGAGTCTGCTGGCGGTGGCCGGTGGTGCGACGCTGTATTATAACCGTCGCCATTTGTTTGCCTTTCAGGGACAGTTTGCCGATCTTGATGCCAAAATTGAATTTGAAAAAGGCATTCAGTGGATCACGGCAAAGGCTGCGGTTGTGCATCACTGGCTGGATAATGCCTCGCTGCAGCGTTATGTATTTCTGCTGATTCTTTTTTCATTGATTGTCACCGGATGGCCATTACTGCAACTGGATCATGCTCAGGGCAGTCGTCCGCCACTGCCGGTTAACGGCATTGTTCTGGTGGCTGCCGGATTGCTTATTATCGGTACTCTGGCCACCGTGGTCTTCAGTCATCTGCGCTTGCTGGCGCTGATTATGATTTCCATCGTTGGTCTGATTGTGGCCATTGCCTTTGCTTATTTCTCAGCCCCTGATCTGGCACTGACTCAGTTGTCGGTTGAGGTGGCAACCATCATCCTGTTTTTGCTGGCGTTGTATTTCCTGCCACAGAAAACGCCACTGCGTGACAGCTCACCGCGGCGTATTGTGCGTGACCTGAGTATTGCCTCGCTGGTGGGGGCGGTGATCGGTACTCTGTGTTACGCCATGCTGACCCGGCCATTGCACAGTATTTCCGAGTTCTTTATTGCCAACAGTAAAACCGGCGGTGGCGGCACCAATGTGGTGAACGTTATTCTGGTGGACTTCCGTGGTTTCGATACGCTGGGTGAAATTACCGTTCTGGCGATTGCCGGTCTGGGTATTTATAAACTGCTGGCCGGGATGCGCCTGTATGTTCCGGCTGCAGACTCCGATGGTCGTCCATGGGCTAAAGATAAAAACCCGATGATGCTGGCGCTGATTTCACAGAGTCTGCTGCCCTTGGCGTTGCTGGTTTCGGCTTATATTTTCCTGCGTGGCCATAACATGCCGGGCGGTGGTTTTATTGCTGGCCTGATTACCGCGATCGCTTTAATTCAGCAATATATCGCCCATGGTGTGGCGTGGATGAAGGTGAGGCTGAACTTCCCGTATCACTGGCTGATTGCTGTGGGTTTATTGCTGGCAACCTTCTCCGGTCTGGGCAGCTGGGTGTTCGGGCAGCCGTTCCTGACAACCTGGTTCGATTATTTCTCGTTGCCATGGATTGGTAAATTTGAGCTGGCCAGTGCCATGGTATTTGATCTGGGCGTTTATTTTACGGTGATTGGTGCAACCTTACTGATTCTGGCCAATCTGGGGCAGCTTACGACCAGTGAGCGGCCACTGCCGGGAGGAAAATAA
- a CDS encoding K+/H+ antiporter subunit F: protein MLNLTLLQTAILLTSVLVVVSLILNVWRMLRGPDITDRILALDTLYINSIALIILFGLYNGSALYFEGALLIAMLGFVSTAALCKYLLRGDIIE from the coding sequence ATGCTGAATCTGACCCTGTTGCAAACAGCGATTTTACTGACTTCTGTACTGGTTGTGGTTTCGCTCATTCTCAATGTCTGGCGTATGCTGCGCGGACCGGATATTACCGACCGTATTCTGGCTCTGGATACGCTGTACATTAACAGCATTGCGCTGATTATTTTATTTGGCCTGTATAACGGCTCAGCCCTGTATTTTGAGGGAGCCCTGCTGATTGCCATGCTGGGCTTTGTCAGTACGGCGGCTTTGTGTAAATACCTGTTGCGCGGCGACATCATCGAGTAA
- a CDS encoding Frag1/DRAM/Sfk1 family protein: MSFGQFVALICTVLSLGTIAVTYAVGVNEGTAVACNPFFDGCTDITHTGMKGDAGFIFRGGMIAGCAFFIVWWQVMRTWLAGHSGRMALNAMQFFGVIAAVGLLVGTAVLVPEKDATRWGVHVRGANLFFQGMLIALTINYVLIFRARKAGLEVPSFIAKSVLMAILWLMFVAFAGVTVGVEMSNGKRIIEWWATLFIGLYFLTSYWDWQRVRLSHY; this comes from the coding sequence ATGTCTTTTGGTCAGTTTGTTGCCCTGATCTGCACCGTACTCTCACTCGGCACCATTGCCGTGACTTATGCCGTTGGCGTAAACGAAGGTACTGCTGTTGCCTGTAATCCTTTCTTTGATGGCTGTACTGACATTACCCATACCGGAATGAAAGGCGATGCCGGATTTATTTTCCGTGGCGGCATGATTGCCGGCTGCGCATTTTTTATTGTCTGGTGGCAGGTGATGCGTACCTGGCTGGCCGGACACAGTGGTCGTATGGCTTTAAATGCCATGCAGTTTTTTGGTGTGATCGCTGCTGTTGGTTTACTGGTCGGGACTGCGGTGCTGGTGCCGGAAAAAGACGCAACCCGCTGGGGTGTACATGTGCGCGGCGCGAATCTGTTTTTTCAGGGCATGCTGATTGCGCTGACGATTAACTATGTATTGATTTTCCGCGCCCGTAAGGCCGGACTGGAAGTGCCGTCGTTTATCGCAAAAAGCGTACTGATGGCGATTCTCTGGCTGATGTTTGTCGCCTTTGCCGGTGTGACCGTCGGCGTGGAAATGAGTAACGGCAAGCGCATTATCGAGTGGTGGGCGACGCTCTTTATTGGCCTGTACTTTTTGACCTCTTATTGGGACTGGCAACGGGTTCGCCTCAGTCATTATTAA
- a CDS encoding Na+/H+ antiporter subunit E, giving the protein MKRWLPMPLHSLLLLLVWLLLNGFSAGHFVLGGFLAWLIPLLTAPYSDHQSRAGKPLVVIRYVLRLLLDIVLSNVDVARRVLKSNQSLQPGFVAFPLVLTGDFPLTVLASTISLTPGTVSVDFSEDKQWLYIHALHITDEQALINDIKQHYEKPLQEIFSC; this is encoded by the coding sequence ATGAAACGCTGGTTACCTATGCCACTGCACAGCCTGCTGCTGTTACTGGTATGGCTGCTGCTGAATGGCTTTTCGGCCGGGCATTTTGTTCTTGGTGGCTTCCTCGCCTGGCTTATTCCGCTGTTAACAGCACCTTATTCGGATCATCAGAGCCGTGCCGGGAAACCGCTGGTGGTTATCCGTTATGTGCTGCGTTTGTTACTGGATATTGTGTTATCGAATGTTGATGTTGCACGGCGGGTGCTGAAATCCAATCAGAGTCTGCAGCCGGGTTTTGTTGCTTTTCCACTGGTACTGACCGGTGATTTTCCGCTGACCGTGTTAGCCAGCACGATTTCGCTGACGCCCGGTACGGTGAGCGTGGATTTTTCTGAAGATAAGCAGTGGCTGTACATTCATGCACTGCATATTACTGATGAGCAGGCGCTGATTAACGATATCAAACAGCATTACGAAAAACCGCTGCAGGAGATTTTTTCATGCTGA
- a CDS encoding Na+/H+ antiporter subunit G translates to MESVVHIIVAVLLLTGGFFVFVGSVGLLKLPDFFTRLHAPTKATTMGIGAILLASMVLTTMRDGHLSIHELVISLFLFITAPVSAHMLAKAALHRRVKFLDHSKNAQLAARAAEQKTPE, encoded by the coding sequence ATGGAATCTGTAGTACATATTATCGTTGCGGTATTGTTGCTGACGGGCGGTTTTTTTGTCTTCGTTGGCTCGGTGGGGCTGCTGAAATTACCGGACTTTTTCACCCGTCTGCATGCGCCAACCAAGGCAACAACTATGGGCATAGGGGCCATTCTGCTGGCCTCGATGGTGCTGACGACAATGCGCGATGGGCATCTGAGCATTCATGAGCTGGTCATCAGTCTGTTTTTGTTTATTACTGCGCCGGTTTCTGCGCATATGCTGGCTAAGGCTGCCTTGCACCGCCGGGTTAAGTTTCTTGATCACAGCAAGAACGCTCAGCTGGCTGCCCGTGCTGCGGAGCAAAAAACACCTGAGTAA
- the radA gene encoding DNA repair protein RadA, with protein MAKKKTAYVCNDCGSEHAKWQGQCTDCGAWNTLQEFVVSSSKTPSRDASYAGYAGAAGSQGIQRLADVDLAEVPRISSGMLEFDRVLGGGLVPGSAILIGGHPGAGKSTLLLQTMCTLAGNMPALYVTGEESLQQVAMRAKRLGLPTDQLNMLSETSVERLLNTLQQHKPKIVVIDSIQVMHVEGVESAPGSVSQVRESAAALTRYAKQTNTVLFLVGHVTKDGTLAGPKVLEHMIDCSIMLEGSGDSRFRTLRGIKNRFGAINELGVFAMLDSGLKEVKNPSSIFLSRSEEPAAGSVVMVIWEGTRPLLVEIQALVDDSHFGHPKRVAVGLDQNRMNLLLAALHRHGGVHLGDQDVYINVVGGVKVGETAADLALLLSALSSFRNQPLPQELIVFGEVGLSGEIRPVPSGQERIKEAAKHGFTRAIVPKANVPRQAIPGMTIIGVDKLQEAINAV; from the coding sequence ATGGCCAAGAAAAAAACCGCTTACGTCTGCAACGACTGTGGCTCTGAACACGCCAAATGGCAGGGACAATGTACCGACTGCGGTGCCTGGAATACGCTGCAGGAGTTTGTCGTATCCTCCTCCAAAACCCCGTCCCGTGATGCCAGTTACGCAGGCTATGCCGGCGCCGCGGGTAGTCAGGGCATTCAGCGTCTGGCCGATGTCGATCTGGCCGAAGTACCGCGTATCAGCAGCGGCATGCTGGAATTTGACCGGGTACTGGGCGGTGGTCTGGTGCCGGGCTCGGCCATTTTAATCGGCGGCCATCCCGGTGCCGGTAAGTCCACACTCCTGCTGCAGACTATGTGCACGCTGGCCGGGAATATGCCCGCGTTATACGTGACCGGCGAAGAAAGCCTGCAACAGGTTGCTATGCGCGCCAAACGTTTAGGCCTGCCAACCGACCAGCTGAATATGCTGAGCGAAACCAGCGTCGAGCGCCTGCTTAATACCCTGCAGCAGCACAAACCGAAAATTGTGGTGATCGACTCGATTCAGGTGATGCACGTTGAAGGCGTAGAATCGGCGCCGGGCAGCGTGTCACAGGTACGCGAAAGCGCCGCCGCCCTGACCCGCTACGCTAAACAAACCAATACCGTGCTCTTTCTCGTCGGTCACGTGACCAAAGACGGGACCCTCGCCGGGCCGAAAGTGCTGGAGCATATGATTGACTGCTCGATCATGCTCGAAGGTTCCGGCGACAGCCGCTTCCGTACCCTGCGCGGTATTAAAAACCGCTTTGGTGCCATTAATGAGCTGGGCGTCTTTGCCATGCTCGACAGCGGCTTAAAAGAAGTCAAAAACCCAAGCTCCATCTTTTTAAGCCGCAGCGAAGAGCCCGCCGCCGGCAGTGTGGTGATGGTGATCTGGGAAGGTACGCGGCCGTTGCTGGTCGAAATTCAGGCGCTGGTCGACGACAGCCACTTTGGTCATCCGAAACGGGTGGCCGTGGGTCTCGACCAGAACCGTATGAATTTATTGCTGGCTGCACTGCATCGCCACGGAGGCGTACATCTGGGTGACCAGGATGTGTATATCAACGTGGTCGGTGGGGTAAAAGTCGGAGAAACCGCTGCCGATCTGGCCTTATTACTGTCGGCGCTCTCCAGCTTCCGCAACCAGCCATTGCCGCAGGAGTTAATCGTATTTGGTGAGGTGGGTTTATCCGGAGAAATCCGGCCGGTGCCTTCCGGTCAGGAACGCATTAAAGAAGCCGCCAAGCATGGCTTCACCCGCGCCATCGTGCCGAAAGCCAATGTTCCGCGTCAGGCAATACCCGGCATGACCATTATTGGTGTGGATAAATTACAGGAAGCCATCAACGCCGTTTAA
- a CDS encoding chemotaxis protein: protein MRNGSQYQQSQGLLLFKINERQTFGLGTLKVKEIVPWQPLTSIPQSHAVVAGTAYIRGVTISVIDLAAAIGYRPVSPAEMKDCFIIITDCQRQNVGFLVRKIDRIIDYSWRNISPPPSAAGRHIYSTGIIEYDKKLIQLLDIEMVLSTIFPADEEALHADISREEQSRLRVHPILLVDDSSVARRQLAEALNHVDVPFEVCSDGKQALTLLTDAAARGTPFDILVSDIEMPGLDGYELAFEVRNNSTTQGMYIILHTSLSSEISVDRAHQVGANEALTKFDAAELIHAMLRGAEQVERGDVIPGVESRRQN from the coding sequence ATGCGTAATGGCAGTCAGTACCAGCAGTCCCAGGGGTTGCTGCTGTTTAAAATCAATGAACGGCAAACCTTTGGCCTTGGCACTCTTAAAGTAAAAGAAATTGTGCCCTGGCAGCCATTAACTTCTATTCCACAATCCCATGCAGTTGTTGCCGGAACGGCTTATATCCGTGGCGTTACTATTTCGGTAATCGATCTGGCCGCGGCTATTGGGTATCGCCCGGTCAGTCCGGCAGAAATGAAAGACTGCTTTATTATTATTACCGACTGCCAACGGCAGAATGTTGGTTTTCTGGTGCGTAAAATTGATCGCATTATTGACTACAGCTGGCGCAATATCAGCCCGCCACCCAGTGCTGCCGGGCGGCATATTTATTCCACCGGTATTATTGAGTATGACAAGAAGCTGATTCAGTTGCTGGATATTGAGATGGTGCTGTCGACCATCTTTCCGGCCGATGAAGAAGCATTGCATGCTGATATCAGCCGTGAAGAGCAGAGCCGCTTGCGCGTGCATCCTATTTTGCTGGTGGATGATTCCAGCGTCGCCCGCCGGCAACTGGCGGAAGCACTGAATCATGTTGATGTGCCGTTTGAGGTTTGCTCCGATGGCAAGCAGGCGCTAACGTTGCTGACCGACGCCGCAGCACGCGGTACACCGTTCGATATTCTGGTCAGCGATATTGAAATGCCGGGGCTGGATGGTTATGAACTGGCCTTTGAGGTGCGTAATAACAGCACAACTCAGGGGATGTACATTATTCTGCACACCTCGCTTTCCAGCGAAATCAGCGTCGACCGTGCCCATCAGGTGGGTGCCAATGAAGCGCTGACGAAATTTGATGCCGCCGAGCTGATTCATGCCATGCTGCGCGGCGCTGAGCAGGTTGAGCGTGGTGATGTGATTCCCGGTGTGGAAAGCCGCCGCCAGAATTAA